The Lysinibacillus pakistanensis genome includes a window with the following:
- a CDS encoding lipoprotein, translating into MKKIFLVFLSVILLTSCNSSTLSISEIEIVPDKVQKVIDDKYTLQKINVVDKNISYIVFRSKGKVTTDLEA; encoded by the coding sequence TTGAAAAAAATTTTTTTAGTGTTTTTGTCAGTAATTTTATTAACATCATGTAATTCATCAACGTTAAGTATTAGTGAAATTGAGATTGTTCCAGATAAAGTGCAAAAGGTAATTGATGATAAATATACGCTTCAAAAAATCAATGTAGTAGATAAGAATATTTCCTATATCGTTTTTCGCTCAAAAGGAAAAGTTACAACAGATCTTGAAGCGTAA
- a CDS encoding ABC transporter permease, with translation MDLFWLVQQNLVKCCFPEIKLSTIAVAGMLLRAVFIIWQGVLIAKIIIEEYQNRTIALLFRYPIDRAKLIYAKIAVIFGSMFAFYILSSIFQHISIFY, from the coding sequence CTGGACTTATTCTGGCTGGTACAACAAAATCTAGTAAAGTGTTGCTTTCCCGAAATAAAACTTAGCACAATTGCAGTTGCCGGTATGCTGTTAAGGGCTGTTTTTATCATTTGGCAGGGAGTTCTAATCGCAAAAATTATAATTGAAGAATACCAGAATAGGACAATCGCTTTACTTTTTAGATATCCAATTGATCGGGCAAAACTTATCTATGCAAAAATTGCTGTAATCTTTGGAAGTATGTTTGCTTTCTACATATTATCTAGCATCTTTCAACATATAAGTATTTTTTATTAA
- a CDS encoding transglycosylase SLT domain-containing protein: MKKILKPLISVIAIGAISLSINIDKNVLANNIENTCEYDSASKKNPDYSTMNCLLTETALSYDVPPEIVKAIAEGESGNWRHFGSNGEAIVTADNGIGIMQITNQAGYNQDRLKSDIVYNIQAGVKTLDDMFKRKDLPSINGGERDVLEHWYFAIMAYNGTKPVNSPIVQATGERNANAYQERILQIIDKMELIHLTELPFLREHFQYDSNSRENIKFSAMNYPFDLPLTKSKYFFETNQKVSATTTNVKFRTRPSMDSPFSTLREGEIVTITGPFEYEKVSTKKNHFVWYPVKRSDGTEGYVASSYLNYSASTPTPPVTPPTTGNVDVSKFADYNANQYWAEDFKWAVNIGIISGDPNVKNPSTGKYENLLKPYNNLTENQMLSILFRYFKPSELASTIANTSWYGDKNYQLATKYSLPVLGANTASKQAIAGKDITRGNFARILASMHYGKTVSQSEAIKFLRDNGLTTTKTNEEFKPNDSLARAHTVAFFHRYEQKFNN; this comes from the coding sequence ATGAAAAAGATATTGAAACCATTGATTAGTGTTATTGCCATTGGTGCCATCTCTCTATCTATAAATATAGATAAAAATGTATTAGCTAATAATATTGAAAATACATGTGAGTATGATTCGGCATCGAAAAAAAACCCTGATTATTCCACAATGAACTGTTTGTTAACCGAAACAGCACTGAGTTATGATGTTCCTCCTGAAATTGTGAAGGCAATAGCAGAAGGTGAAAGTGGAAATTGGCGTCATTTCGGTAGTAATGGTGAAGCGATTGTGACAGCTGATAATGGAATTGGCATTATGCAAATTACAAATCAAGCTGGCTACAATCAAGATAGACTAAAAAGCGATATTGTCTATAATATTCAAGCTGGTGTAAAGACTCTAGATGATATGTTTAAGCGGAAGGATTTACCTAGCATCAACGGTGGGGAAAGAGATGTACTGGAACATTGGTACTTCGCTATCATGGCTTATAACGGTACTAAGCCAGTAAATAGTCCAATTGTCCAAGCAACTGGTGAAAGAAATGCAAATGCCTATCAAGAAAGAATTCTGCAAATTATTGATAAAATGGAATTAATACACTTAACAGAACTTCCTTTTTTACGCGAACATTTTCAATATGACTCTAACAGCAGGGAAAATATTAAATTTTCAGCGATGAACTATCCTTTTGATTTACCATTAACAAAATCAAAGTATTTTTTTGAAACAAATCAAAAAGTTAGTGCAACAACTACTAATGTAAAATTTAGGACAAGACCTTCTATGGATAGTCCTTTTAGTACTTTACGTGAAGGCGAAATTGTTACCATTACGGGTCCTTTTGAATATGAAAAAGTATCAACGAAGAAAAACCATTTTGTTTGGTATCCTGTGAAAAGAAGTGACGGGACAGAGGGGTATGTAGCATCAAGTTATTTAAACTACTCAGCTTCAACGCCAACACCTCCGGTAACACCGCCAACAACGGGTAACGTTGATGTATCAAAGTTTGCTGATTACAATGCAAACCAATACTGGGCTGAGGATTTTAAGTGGGCAGTCAACATCGGTATCATCAGTGGAGACCCAAACGTGAAAAACCCATCAACAGGTAAGTACGAAAACTTACTTAAACCGTACAATAACTTAACGGAAAACCAAATGTTATCTATCCTATTTCGTTACTTCAAACCATCAGAACTAGCTTCAACGATAGCTAATACTTCATGGTATGGAGACAAAAACTACCAACTGGCTACAAAATACTCTCTACCAGTTCTAGGTGCAAACACAGCATCCAAACAAGCCATTGCAGGTAAGGATATCACACGGGGTAACTTCGCTCGTATCTTAGCTTCAATGCATTATGGTAAGACTGTATCTCAGTCAGAAGCTATTAAATTCCTTCGTGATAATGGTTTAACAACTACTAAAACAAATGAAGAGTTTAAACCAAATGATTCTCTAGCAAGAGCGCACACAGTGGCATTCTTCCACCGTTACGAACAAAAATTCAATAACTAA